The DNA sequence GCTCAAGATGCTGGAAGAGATCGACAGTCACGACCGCATTCCTGAGTTCATCGACCGCGCCAAGGACAAGGACGATCCGTTCCGGCTGATGGGTTTCGGCCACCGTGTCTACAAGAACTACGACCCGCGAGCCAAGATCATGCGCGAGACCTGCCATGAGGTGCTCGATGAACTGGGTGTCCACGACGAGCCGCTGCTGAAGATCGCGTTGGAGCTGGAAAAGATCGCACTGCAGGACGAGTACTTCGTCGAGCGCAATCTCTATCCCAATGTCGACTTCTATTCCGGCATCATCCTGCGCGCCATGGGCATTCCGCGACGCCTGTTCACCGCCGTTTTCGCGGTCGCGCGAACCGTCGGCTGGATTGCCCAGTGGAGCGAGATGATCGAGGATCCGTCGCAGAAGATCGGACGTCCTCGCCAGATCTACACAGGTCCCGCGCGTCGCGAATTCGTTTCGATTGATCAACGGAGCTGACCGACGACCATGTCGCCCAAGCCGATACAACGGCACAACGAAGCCTACCGCACACCGGACCGCACGACCCGCCGGTTGATGCGCGTGGCACCGGCGGCCAATGACAACCGCCGGCCCAACACCGCGCACAGCGGTCGCTTGGCGGGCACGGTCATCCTTCTGCTTCTGGCGGCGGCAGCCCTGGCTGCTCTTCTTATCTGACGGAAAGGACTCTCATGCGTTACCTCCACACCATGGTTCGCGTCACCGACCTCGACCAATCTCTCGACTTCTATCGCGACAAGCTGGGGCTGCGCGAGATCGACCGCTACGAGAACGAAAAGGGTCGCTTCACCCTGGTTTTTCTGGGTCCTGACGAGAACGAAGATGCCCAGGTGGAGTTGACCTATAACTGGGATCCCGAGCCCTATGACGGCGGCCGGAACTTCGGCCATCTG is a window from the Pseudomonadota bacterium genome containing:
- a CDS encoding VOC family protein — its product is MRYLHTMVRVTDLDQSLDFYRDKLGLREIDRYENEKGRFTLVFLGPDENEDAQVELTYNWDPEPYDGGRNFGHLAFEVDDIYDMCQKLMDAGVTINRPPRDGHMAFVRSPDNISIELLQKGDSLAPQEPWASMENIGEW